Proteins from a genomic interval of Piscinibacter sp. HJYY11:
- a CDS encoding IucA/IucC family siderophore biosynthesis protein, with amino-acid sequence MNPSTLKNPADAAAHLTPEVWRHVNRLLVRKAIAEFSHELLLVPRALGSAARPGWQRYVLQAGERTEYRFEAQPMALRHWRIDAGTISRHVDDREQPLEALTFVIDLKDALGLRPEVLPVYLDEISSTLYGAAFKHCKDGPDSEALADAEFQTFEHAMTEGHPGFVANNGRLGFDAEDYRVYAPEVGTTFRLLWLAVRRERAAFASLSTLDYEALMAQELGASQRRRFAAQLEGLGLDEADYLYMPAHPWQWFNKLSIAFAAHVAQRDIVCLGHSEDHYQAQQSIRTYFNAGHPERHYVKTSLAILNMGFMRGLSPYYMSGTPAINEWIHGLVDGDATLRAMGFSILREVASIGFRHRYYEAAIPTDSPYKKMLSCLWRESPVTRLQAGERLMTMTALLHVDRAGQALLPVLIRRSGLEAKEWLRRYLAAYLAPLVHCFYAHDLVFMPHGENLILVMDGHVPVRAIMKDIAEESAILDKHAALPERVKRLAVDVPHEFKLLAIFIDVFDGFFRFLAHTLVDSHTCDEETFWRLVADCVAGYQEAHPEHAAKYEAHDLFAPDFLHSCLNRLQLANNQQMVNIADPASSLQMAGRLANPIAKFRPRRAGAGEPMAVSAGLSLA; translated from the coding sequence ATGAACCCGTCGACGCTGAAGAACCCCGCCGACGCCGCGGCCCACCTGACGCCGGAGGTCTGGCGCCACGTCAACCGCCTGCTGGTGCGCAAGGCGATCGCCGAGTTTTCGCACGAGCTGCTGCTCGTGCCGCGTGCGCTCGGCAGCGCGGCGCGGCCCGGCTGGCAGCGCTATGTGCTGCAGGCCGGCGAGCGTACCGAATACCGCTTCGAGGCGCAGCCGATGGCGCTGCGCCACTGGCGCATCGACGCGGGCACGATCAGCCGCCATGTCGACGACCGCGAGCAGCCGCTGGAGGCGCTCACCTTCGTCATCGACCTGAAGGACGCGCTCGGCCTGCGGCCCGAGGTGCTGCCGGTGTACCTCGACGAGATCAGCAGCACGCTCTACGGTGCCGCCTTCAAGCACTGCAAGGACGGCCCCGACAGCGAGGCGCTGGCCGATGCCGAGTTCCAGACCTTCGAGCACGCGATGACCGAGGGCCACCCCGGCTTCGTGGCCAACAACGGCCGCCTCGGCTTCGACGCCGAGGACTACCGTGTCTACGCGCCCGAGGTCGGCACGACCTTCCGCCTGCTCTGGCTCGCGGTGCGGCGCGAACGGGCGGCGTTCGCGAGCCTGTCGACGCTCGACTACGAGGCGCTGATGGCGCAGGAGCTGGGCGCCTCGCAGCGCAGGCGCTTCGCCGCCCAGCTCGAAGGCCTGGGCCTGGACGAAGCCGACTACCTCTACATGCCGGCGCACCCGTGGCAGTGGTTCAACAAGCTGTCGATCGCCTTCGCGGCGCATGTCGCGCAGCGCGACATCGTCTGCCTGGGCCACAGCGAAGACCACTACCAGGCGCAGCAGTCGATCCGCACGTACTTCAACGCCGGGCACCCCGAGCGCCATTACGTGAAGACCTCGCTCGCCATCCTCAACATGGGCTTCATGCGCGGCCTGTCGCCTTACTACATGTCGGGCACGCCGGCGATCAACGAGTGGATCCATGGCCTCGTCGATGGCGACGCGACGCTGCGCGCGATGGGCTTCTCCATCCTGCGCGAGGTGGCCTCCATCGGCTTTCGCCACCGCTACTACGAGGCGGCCATCCCGACCGACAGCCCCTACAAGAAGATGCTGTCGTGCCTGTGGCGCGAAAGCCCGGTGACCCGGCTCCAGGCCGGCGAGCGGCTGATGACGATGACCGCGCTGCTGCACGTGGACCGCGCGGGGCAGGCCCTGCTGCCGGTGCTGATCCGCCGCTCGGGCCTGGAGGCGAAGGAATGGCTGCGCCGCTACCTGGCGGCCTACCTCGCGCCGCTCGTGCATTGCTTCTATGCGCACGACCTCGTGTTCATGCCGCACGGCGAGAACCTGATCCTGGTGATGGACGGCCACGTGCCGGTGCGCGCGATCATGAAGGACATCGCGGAGGAGTCGGCCATCCTCGACAAGCATGCGGCGCTGCCCGAGCGCGTCAAGCGCCTCGCGGTGGACGTGCCGCACGAGTTCAAGCTGCTCGCGATCTTCATCGACGTGTTCGACGGCTTCTTCCGCTTCCTCGCGCACACGCTGGTGGACAGCCACACCTGCGACGAAGAAACCTTCTGGCGGCTGGTGGCCGACTGCGTGGCCGGCTACCAGGAGGCGCACCCGGAACACGCGGCGAAGTACGAGGCGCACGACCTCTTCGCGCCCGACTTCCTGCATTCGTGCCTGAACCGCCTGCAGCTCGCCAACAACCAGCAGATGGTCAACATCGCCGACCCGGCGTCCAGCCTCCAGATGGCCGGCCGCCTGGCCAACCCGATCGCGAAGTTCCGGCCGCGCCGCGCTGGGGCGGGCGAGCCGATGGCGGTCTCGGCGGGGCTGAGCCTCGCATGA
- a CDS encoding GNAT family N-acetyltransferase has translation MPVDFAAAGLDRRPFISEGLQLREIDLAADIALLHRWFGLEYAGFWGLQHKTEHEVHALYAALVQSGHAMAYTGLMDGEPAFLVECYDPAHDVLGQHYRVMPGDVGMHFFVGPPRQPRHGHTRRVFRVLMRFIFERLRARRVVVEPDLRNDKVHVLNREMGFAYRGTVQLPDKLAALALCTREGFFQAQREESIP, from the coding sequence ATGCCGGTTGACTTCGCCGCCGCCGGGCTCGACCGGCGCCCCTTCATCAGCGAAGGCCTGCAACTGCGCGAGATCGATCTCGCTGCCGACATCGCGCTCCTGCACCGCTGGTTCGGCCTCGAATACGCCGGCTTCTGGGGCCTGCAGCACAAGACCGAGCACGAGGTGCACGCGCTGTATGCCGCGCTGGTGCAAAGCGGCCATGCGATGGCCTACACCGGGCTGATGGACGGCGAGCCGGCCTTCCTCGTCGAGTGCTACGACCCCGCGCACGACGTGCTCGGGCAGCACTACCGCGTGATGCCGGGCGACGTGGGCATGCATTTCTTCGTCGGGCCGCCGCGCCAGCCGCGGCACGGCCACACGCGGCGGGTGTTCCGCGTGCTGATGCGCTTCATCTTCGAGCGGCTCCGAGCGCGCCGCGTGGTGGTCGAGCCCGACCTGCGCAACGACAAGGTGCATGTGCTCAACCGCGAGATGGGCTTCGCCTACCGCGGCACGGTGCAGCTGCCCGACAAGCTCGCCGCCCTCGCGCTGTGCACGCGCGAGGGCTTCTTCCAGGCCCAACGAGAGGAATCCATCCCATGA
- a CDS encoding tripartite tricarboxylate transporter substrate binding protein, with protein MLMNVKAIALAAMALAATGAMAQTYPDKPIHIVVTFTTGGAPDILARLIGEKLTASWGQPTIIDNKPGAGGNTGADSVAKAAPDGYTVVVGTVGTHSINGALYKKMPYDMVKDFTPITLLATTPNMLVVHNDVPAKNVKELVAHGKKDGKLTFASSGAGTSIHVSGELFKTMTGMPMEHIPYKGRAGAIPDLLGGRVTMMFDNMPSSLPLVKEGKLRAIGVTSAKRSAAAPDIPTIAEQGLPGFEAVSWFALFGPANMPKAVTDKLSAEVGKIMKSPEITKKLAEIGLEPAPGTPAELSAYQQREITKWAKVVKDSGATVD; from the coding sequence ATGCTGATGAACGTGAAAGCGATCGCCCTCGCCGCGATGGCCCTGGCCGCCACCGGCGCGATGGCGCAGACCTACCCCGACAAGCCGATCCACATCGTCGTGACCTTCACCACCGGCGGTGCGCCCGACATCCTCGCGCGCCTGATCGGCGAGAAGCTCACCGCCTCCTGGGGCCAGCCGACCATCATCGACAACAAGCCCGGTGCCGGCGGCAACACCGGCGCCGATTCGGTGGCCAAGGCCGCACCCGACGGCTACACGGTGGTCGTCGGCACGGTGGGCACGCACTCGATCAACGGTGCGCTCTACAAGAAGATGCCCTACGACATGGTGAAGGACTTCACCCCCATCACCCTGCTCGCCACCACGCCCAACATGCTCGTCGTCCACAACGACGTGCCGGCGAAGAACGTGAAGGAGCTGGTCGCCCACGGCAAGAAGGACGGCAAGCTGACCTTCGCCTCGTCGGGCGCGGGCACCTCGATCCACGTCTCGGGCGAGCTCTTCAAGACCATGACCGGCATGCCGATGGAGCACATTCCGTACAAGGGCCGCGCCGGTGCCATCCCCGACCTGCTGGGCGGGCGCGTGACGATGATGTTCGACAACATGCCCTCCAGCCTGCCGCTGGTGAAGGAAGGCAAGCTGCGTGCGATCGGCGTGACGAGCGCCAAGCGCTCGGCCGCCGCGCCCGACATCCCCACCATCGCCGAGCAGGGCCTGCCCGGCTTCGAGGCGGTGTCGTGGTTCGCGCTCTTCGGCCCGGCCAACATGCCCAAGGCCGTGACCGACAAGCTCTCCGCCGAGGTCGGCAAGATCATGAAGTCACCCGAGATCACCAAGAAGCTCGCCGAGATCGGCCTCGAGCCCGCGCCCGGCACGCCGGCCGAACTGTCGGCCTACCAGCAGCGCGAGATCACCAAGTGGGCCAAGGTGGTGAAGGACTCGGGCGCGACGGTCGACTGA
- a CDS encoding lysine N(6)-hydroxylase/L-ornithine N(5)-oxygenase family protein, whose amino-acid sequence MQVHDFVAVGLGPFNLSLACLMAPLKECRGLFLERSERFEWHPGMLVERCTLQNPFLADLVSLADPTSPFSYLNYCKQQGRIYSCYVRENFYLTRQEYNRYCQWAASRLESVRFQHEVSSLAHDERLGVYVVQGRDLRSGRPFEHLARKLVLGVGASPRLPSCCPEATELHSAHYLRRKAALQQRRAITIVGSGQSAAEIYRDLLQDIDRFGYRLTWVTRSSRFFQMENAKLVLELISPDYAEHFFHLPDAAKERIVQDQKSVYNGINAELVDAIYELLDERRDELRGRTRLLPNMALEACRRQGDVHELEFLHTELGRRYRHEADGLVFATGYAPAVPAFVEGIRHRIAWDAHGRYRQQRNYAVDAAGGEIFVQNAGSHSHGVTNPDLGLACHRNAHIIRGLTGVEAYPIETRTTLQDFAPRGDDAFVELAA is encoded by the coding sequence ATGCAAGTCCACGACTTCGTCGCGGTCGGCCTCGGGCCGTTCAATCTCAGCCTGGCGTGCCTGATGGCGCCGCTGAAGGAGTGCCGCGGGCTGTTCCTCGAGCGCAGCGAGCGCTTCGAGTGGCACCCCGGCATGCTGGTGGAGCGCTGCACCCTGCAGAACCCGTTCCTTGCCGACCTGGTCTCGCTGGCCGATCCGACGAGCCCGTTCAGCTACCTCAACTACTGCAAGCAGCAGGGCCGCATCTACTCCTGCTACGTGCGCGAGAACTTCTACCTCACGCGCCAGGAATACAACCGCTATTGCCAATGGGCGGCGAGCCGCCTCGAGTCGGTCCGCTTCCAGCACGAGGTGAGTTCGCTCGCGCACGATGAAAGGCTGGGCGTCTACGTGGTGCAGGGGCGCGACCTTCGCAGCGGCCGCCCGTTCGAGCACCTCGCGCGCAAGCTGGTGCTGGGCGTGGGCGCCTCGCCGCGCCTGCCCTCGTGCTGCCCCGAGGCCACCGAGCTGCACAGCGCGCACTACCTGCGCCGCAAGGCGGCGCTGCAGCAGCGCCGCGCCATCACCATCGTCGGCAGCGGGCAGAGCGCCGCCGAGATCTACCGCGACCTGCTGCAGGACATCGACCGCTTCGGCTACCGCCTGACCTGGGTCACGCGCTCGTCGCGCTTCTTCCAGATGGAGAACGCCAAGCTCGTGCTCGAGCTCATCTCGCCCGACTACGCCGAGCATTTCTTCCACCTGCCCGACGCCGCGAAAGAGCGCATCGTGCAGGACCAGAAAAGTGTCTACAACGGCATCAACGCCGAGCTCGTCGACGCCATCTACGAGCTGCTCGACGAGCGCCGCGACGAGCTGCGCGGCCGCACGCGGCTGCTGCCCAACATGGCGCTGGAGGCGTGCCGCCGCCAGGGCGACGTGCACGAGCTCGAGTTCCTGCACACCGAGCTCGGCCGGCGCTACCGGCACGAGGCCGACGGTCTCGTCTTCGCGACCGGCTACGCACCCGCGGTGCCGGCCTTCGTCGAGGGCATCCGCCACCGCATTGCGTGGGATGCCCACGGCCGCTACCGGCAGCAGCGCAATTACGCGGTCGATGCCGCAGGCGGTGAGATCTTCGTGCAGAACGCCGGCTCGCACAGCCATGGCGTCACCAACCCCGACCTGGGCCTGGCCTGCCACCGCAACGCGCACATCATCCGCGGGCTGACCGGCGTGGAGGCCTACCCCATCGAGACGCGCACCACGCTGCAGGACTTCGCCCCGCGCGGCGACGATGCGTTCGTGGAGCTGGCCGCATGA
- a CDS encoding GNAT family N-acetyltransferase has protein sequence MITESDISLAVPDDAVAIAALSRRVIEHGLEWRWTAPRLLASMADADTNVVVARRGTDLLGFAVMKYGEEEAHLLLLATQPRCRRQGVGSTLLAWLEGTLRVAGIRTVKLETRSGNAGAQAFYRHHGFVEINRRSGYYQGVEDAVSYLKQLGLPGA, from the coding sequence ATGATCACCGAAAGCGACATCAGCCTGGCCGTGCCCGACGACGCGGTGGCCATCGCCGCGCTGTCGCGCCGGGTGATCGAGCACGGCCTGGAGTGGCGCTGGACGGCGCCGCGCCTGCTGGCCAGCATGGCCGATGCCGACACCAACGTGGTCGTCGCCCGCCGTGGCACCGACCTGCTGGGCTTCGCGGTGATGAAGTACGGCGAGGAAGAAGCCCACCTGCTGCTGCTCGCCACCCAGCCGCGCTGCCGGCGCCAGGGCGTGGGCAGCACGCTGCTCGCCTGGCTGGAAGGCACGCTGAGGGTGGCCGGCATCCGCACCGTGAAGCTCGAGACGCGCAGCGGCAACGCCGGTGCGCAGGCCTTCTACCGCCACCACGGCTTCGTCGAGATCAACCGGCGCAGCGGCTACTACCAGGGTGTGGAAGACGCGGTGAGCTACCTCAAGCAGCTCGGCCTGCCCGGCGCCTGA
- a CDS encoding diguanylate cyclase yields MRHLVVASVLSWICVPLAGAASDVGPHARGLVEQSQAQVKVDPERSRQLAEQALQQLATQPDADLQVRAHLLLCDYHSERDREAAERQLAAARALVPQLQRRGLEAGVLGCEGALHEGAGDNARALALYEQGVALAEKAQDEEMQADALFNRGHLRGVRGEFSNGLADLKKARASFERLQMPFHVLTVENTIAILYNRMGDHVQARRYYESALKAQAAAGLQREQAVTHYNLGRSLENLKEWDAAQQAFDQVLKLSRELSFPRGIGYALRGQAAVQNARQQPAAALALLDQAADLQKTLPDTRLHAQIQLQRGIALRLLRRLPESAQSLQEALKIFSSGESLAEQAATHGALAQTLAEQGDWRGAFEQQSRFKAASDQLLTRQLDERFATLKVEYDNTARDREMVLLQQSQKAAEHALAQERLAGRLLTAVILLAAVLLVVLGVLLWRHRRTSAAMRGLAMTDELTGLPNRRAALTELEAQMAKPSPDCALLLADIDLFKAINDNHGHLAGDQILRAVAGAVRAIGGDVTHSGSACLARFGGEEFIAVLPKTALDEAVGAAERFRERVAALDVSRHTPGRHVTISVGVTRLVAGDTLSSLLRRADEALYAAKDAGRNRVVSRVAPVSVLDPIDAEDDATPSVLPA; encoded by the coding sequence GTGCGTCACCTCGTCGTTGCTTCGGTCTTGTCGTGGATCTGCGTGCCGCTCGCCGGCGCGGCCAGCGACGTCGGCCCGCACGCGCGCGGCCTGGTCGAACAGAGCCAGGCGCAGGTCAAGGTCGACCCCGAGCGCAGCCGCCAGCTCGCCGAGCAGGCCCTGCAGCAGCTCGCCACGCAGCCCGACGCAGACCTGCAGGTACGCGCCCACTTGCTGCTGTGCGACTACCACTCCGAGCGTGACCGCGAAGCGGCCGAGCGGCAGCTGGCCGCGGCGCGCGCGCTCGTGCCGCAGCTGCAGCGGCGCGGCCTCGAAGCCGGCGTGCTGGGCTGCGAAGGCGCACTGCACGAAGGGGCCGGCGACAACGCCCGCGCGCTCGCGCTCTACGAGCAGGGCGTGGCGTTGGCCGAGAAGGCACAGGACGAAGAGATGCAGGCCGATGCCCTCTTCAACCGCGGCCACCTGCGCGGCGTGCGCGGTGAGTTCTCGAATGGCCTGGCCGACCTCAAGAAGGCCCGCGCGTCCTTCGAGCGGCTGCAGATGCCGTTCCACGTGCTCACGGTCGAGAACACCATCGCCATCCTCTACAACCGCATGGGCGACCATGTGCAGGCACGGCGCTACTACGAGTCGGCGCTGAAGGCGCAGGCCGCGGCCGGCCTGCAGCGCGAGCAGGCGGTGACGCACTACAACCTCGGCCGCTCGCTCGAGAACCTGAAAGAGTGGGACGCCGCCCAGCAGGCCTTCGACCAGGTGCTCAAACTGAGCCGCGAGCTGAGCTTCCCGCGCGGCATCGGCTATGCGCTGCGTGGCCAGGCGGCGGTGCAGAACGCCCGCCAGCAGCCCGCGGCGGCGCTCGCGCTGCTCGACCAGGCCGCCGACCTGCAGAAGACCTTGCCCGACACGCGCCTGCACGCGCAGATCCAGCTGCAGCGCGGCATCGCGCTGCGCCTCTTGCGCCGCCTGCCCGAGAGCGCGCAGTCGCTGCAGGAGGCCTTGAAGATCTTCAGCAGCGGCGAGTCGCTGGCCGAGCAGGCGGCCACGCATGGCGCACTGGCGCAGACGCTGGCCGAGCAGGGCGACTGGCGCGGTGCCTTCGAGCAGCAGTCGCGTTTCAAGGCGGCGTCCGACCAGCTGCTCACGCGTCAGCTCGACGAGCGGTTCGCCACCCTCAAGGTCGAGTACGACAACACCGCGCGCGACCGCGAGATGGTGCTGCTGCAGCAGTCGCAGAAAGCCGCCGAGCACGCGCTGGCGCAGGAGCGGCTGGCCGGGCGCCTGCTCACGGCGGTGATCCTGCTCGCCGCCGTGCTGCTGGTGGTGCTGGGCGTGCTGCTGTGGCGTCACCGCCGCACGAGCGCGGCCATGCGCGGCCTCGCGATGACCGATGAGCTCACCGGCCTGCCCAACCGCCGCGCCGCGCTCACCGAGCTCGAAGCGCAGATGGCCAAGCCCTCGCCCGACTGCGCGCTGCTGCTCGCCGACATCGACCTCTTCAAGGCCATCAACGACAACCACGGCCACCTCGCCGGCGACCAGATCCTGCGCGCCGTGGCCGGCGCGGTGCGGGCCATCGGCGGTGACGTGACGCACAGTGGCAGCGCCTGCCTGGCGCGCTTCGGCGGCGAGGAGTTCATCGCCGTGCTGCCGAAGACAGCGCTCGACGAGGCCGTGGGCGCCGCCGAGCGTTTTCGCGAGCGGGTGGCGGCGCTCGACGTGTCGCGCCACACGCCCGGCCGCCACGTGACCATCAGCGTGGGCGTGACGCGCCTCGTGGCCGGCGACACGCTCAGCTCGCTGCTGCGCCGCGCCGACGAGGCGCTCTATGCGGCCAAGGATGCGGGGCGCAACCGCGTGGTGTCACGGGTCGCGCCTGTGTCGGTGCTCGACCCGATCGACGCAGAGGACGACGCCACGCCTTCCGTATTGCCCGCCTGA
- a CDS encoding bifunctional diguanylate cyclase/phosphodiesterase, whose amino-acid sequence MHPEPQALHALLPARALDALYEESARGLDAIGHLSWDETGALHATPAALQILGLRASDTPSVRGLLAMVRRSRQAALMTAWTDAVGMRQRRIEMELPCVLASGVLRHVRTIAVVEYTPLGKVRQVVAALQDVTLAQALSTALTAAEGRLEEAQQMADFGSWEWDFQRNRAIYSAEALRITGMSHGATVSSGLDQAAALIPAEQRDAVIEMFKRAVRDRLPTVRYDYHVADAAGQRRELHGRAKLVYDGGGKLRRMLGTIQDVTELRDYRRQVHSLAFFDPVTALPNRSWLVERLHQALSQGAQGHSAEFGMLMLGLDQFKKVNDSLGHSAGDELLKLVGARLSNSMRETDVVARLTGDTFAILAPEVRQADALARVASKLLQALSAPFDLNGTDVFVTASIGAALYPSDGNSAEALLQHADAALSHAKGRGRNNVQFYSPQLTAQASHRLMLESELRRGVERQELLLHYQPKFDLMTQKLVGAEALMRWCQPQRGMVSPMSFIPLAEETGLIVRMGTWALHEACHAVSSWNRERSNDPLKIAVNLSARQFAEGHNIVEAVQGALAASACEPRWLELEITESLLLDGSEGVRQSLEALAAMGITIAIDDFGTGYSALGYLTRLPVQTLKIDRSFVSELPHNGKSAELVKAIVSVGRSLNMALVAEGVETVEQAEYLKNAGCHLAQGYLFGRPLEMAAFDKLLSS is encoded by the coding sequence ATGCATCCCGAACCTCAAGCCCTGCACGCGCTGCTGCCAGCACGGGCCCTCGATGCCCTGTACGAGGAATCGGCGCGTGGCCTCGACGCCATCGGCCACCTGAGCTGGGACGAGACCGGTGCCCTGCACGCCACGCCGGCTGCATTGCAGATCCTCGGCCTGCGCGCGAGCGACACCCCGAGCGTGCGCGGCCTGCTCGCGATGGTGCGGCGCAGCCGCCAGGCCGCGTTGATGACCGCGTGGACCGATGCGGTGGGCATGCGCCAGCGGCGCATCGAGATGGAGCTGCCTTGCGTGCTGGCCAGTGGCGTGCTGCGTCACGTGCGCACGATCGCCGTGGTGGAGTACACGCCGCTCGGCAAGGTGCGCCAGGTCGTTGCCGCCCTGCAGGACGTGACGCTCGCGCAAGCGCTGTCGACCGCCCTCACCGCCGCCGAAGGCCGGCTCGAGGAAGCGCAGCAGATGGCCGACTTCGGCTCCTGGGAGTGGGACTTCCAGCGCAACCGCGCGATCTACTCCGCCGAGGCCTTGCGGATCACCGGCATGAGCCACGGTGCCACCGTGTCCTCGGGGCTGGACCAGGCCGCCGCGCTCATCCCCGCCGAGCAGCGCGACGCGGTCATCGAGATGTTCAAGCGCGCCGTGCGCGACCGCCTGCCCACCGTGCGCTACGACTATCACGTGGCCGATGCTGCGGGCCAGCGCCGCGAGCTGCATGGCCGCGCCAAGCTCGTCTACGACGGCGGCGGCAAGCTGCGCCGCATGCTCGGCACCATCCAGGACGTGACCGAGCTGCGCGACTACCGCCGGCAAGTGCATTCGCTCGCCTTCTTCGACCCGGTCACCGCGCTGCCCAACCGCAGCTGGCTGGTCGAGCGCCTGCACCAGGCGCTGTCGCAAGGGGCGCAGGGCCACTCGGCCGAGTTCGGCATGCTGATGCTGGGGCTCGACCAGTTCAAGAAGGTCAACGACTCGCTCGGCCACTCGGCCGGCGACGAGCTGCTCAAGCTCGTGGGCGCGCGTCTGTCGAACTCGATGCGCGAGACCGATGTGGTGGCGCGGCTGACCGGCGACACCTTCGCCATCCTCGCCCCCGAGGTGCGCCAGGCCGATGCGCTGGCGCGTGTGGCGAGCAAGCTGCTGCAGGCGCTCTCGGCCCCGTTCGACCTGAACGGCACCGATGTCTTCGTCACCGCCAGCATCGGCGCGGCGCTCTACCCGAGCGATGGCAACAGCGCCGAAGCCCTGCTGCAGCACGCCGACGCCGCGCTCTCGCACGCCAAGGGCCGCGGCCGCAACAACGTGCAGTTCTATTCGCCGCAGCTCACCGCGCAGGCCTCGCACCGCCTGATGCTCGAGAGCGAGCTGCGCCGCGGTGTGGAGCGGCAGGAGCTCTTGCTGCACTACCAGCCCAAGTTCGACCTCATGACGCAGAAGCTCGTGGGCGCCGAAGCGCTGATGCGCTGGTGCCAGCCGCAGCGCGGCATGGTGTCGCCAATGAGCTTCATCCCGCTGGCGGAAGAAACCGGCCTCATCGTGCGCATGGGCACCTGGGCGCTGCACGAGGCCTGTCATGCGGTGTCGAGCTGGAACCGCGAGCGCTCGAACGACCCGCTGAAGATTGCCGTCAACCTGTCGGCCCGCCAGTTCGCCGAAGGGCACAACATCGTCGAAGCGGTGCAGGGCGCGCTGGCCGCCAGTGCCTGCGAGCCCAGGTGGCTCGAGCTCGAGATCACCGAAAGCCTGCTGCTCGACGGCAGCGAAGGCGTGCGCCAGAGCCTGGAGGCGCTGGCGGCGATGGGCATCACGATTGCGATCGACGACTTCGGCACCGGCTACTCGGCGCTCGGTTACCTCACGCGTCTGCCGGTGCAGACCTTGAAGATCGACCGCAGCTTCGTCTCGGAGCTGCCGCACAACGGCAAGAGTGCCGAGCTGGTGAAGGCCATCGTGTCGGTGGGGCGCTCGCTCAACATGGCGCTGGTGGCCGAGGGGGTCGAGACGGTCGAGCAGGCCGAGTACCTGAAGAACGCCGGCTGCCACCTCGCGCAGGGCTACCTGTTCGGCCGGCCGCTGGAGATGGCGGCGTTCGACAAGCTGCTGAGCTCCTGA
- a CDS encoding threonine/serine dehydratase, with protein sequence MSALLQAGAAAPVSPSLPPSKPEQPYPRLHEVERVALRLAGQIMPTPVWRWQTGVIARQFNPLTEVWLKLELFQQTGSFKLRGALNAVQSLSDEQRRRGVVAASAGNHAVAVACAARAVGSHAKLVMPKFASPVRLDACRGYGAELILTDTLAEAFALADRVMVDEGRSMVHPYDGPRTAEGTGTIGLELMRQVRGLDAVVVPVGGGGLAGGIASIVKQINPRCQVFGVEPHGADAMYRSFQAGRPVRLEGVDTIADSLSAPYAMAYSYGVCRRFVDEIVRVDDDALVSAMHHLFLDMKLAAEPAAAAATAALLGPLRERLDGRRVALIVCGSNIDAARYGELLRQAR encoded by the coding sequence ATGTCCGCATTGCTTCAAGCCGGCGCTGCTGCGCCGGTGTCGCCCTCCCTTCCGCCGTCGAAGCCGGAGCAGCCCTATCCCCGCCTGCATGAAGTCGAGCGCGTCGCCCTGCGCCTGGCCGGCCAGATCATGCCCACGCCGGTGTGGCGCTGGCAGACGGGCGTGATCGCCCGCCAGTTCAACCCGCTCACCGAGGTCTGGCTCAAGCTCGAGCTCTTCCAGCAGACCGGCAGCTTCAAGCTGCGCGGCGCGCTCAACGCGGTGCAGTCACTGAGCGACGAGCAGCGCCGGCGTGGCGTGGTGGCCGCGAGTGCCGGCAACCACGCGGTGGCGGTGGCGTGTGCGGCGCGCGCCGTGGGCTCGCATGCCAAGCTCGTGATGCCGAAGTTCGCAAGCCCGGTGCGGCTCGACGCCTGCCGCGGCTACGGCGCCGAGCTGATCCTCACCGACACCCTGGCCGAGGCCTTTGCGCTGGCCGACCGCGTCATGGTCGACGAAGGCCGCAGCATGGTCCACCCCTACGACGGGCCGCGCACCGCCGAGGGCACTGGCACAATCGGCCTGGAGCTCATGCGCCAGGTGCGCGGGCTCGACGCGGTGGTGGTGCCGGTCGGCGGCGGCGGGCTCGCGGGCGGCATCGCGTCGATCGTGAAGCAGATCAACCCGCGCTGCCAGGTGTTCGGCGTCGAGCCTCATGGCGCCGATGCCATGTACCGCAGCTTCCAGGCCGGCCGGCCGGTGCGGCTGGAAGGCGTCGACACCATCGCCGACAGCCTGAGTGCGCCCTATGCGATGGCCTACAGCTACGGCGTGTGCCGGCGCTTCGTCGACGAGATCGTGCGGGTCGATGACGACGCATTGGTGAGCGCGATGCACCACCTCTTCCTCGACATGAAACTCGCCGCCGAGCCCGCCGCGGCGGCAGCCACCGCGGCCCTGCTCGGCCCGCTGCGCGAGCGGCTCGACGGCCGGCGCGTGGCGCTGATCGTCTGTGGCTCGAACATCGACGCGGCCCGCTACGGCGAGCTGCTGCGCCAGGCCCGCTGA